A single region of the Bacteroidota bacterium genome encodes:
- a CDS encoding enoyl-CoA hydratase-related protein, with product MTNYQTLLFETRERIAFITLNRPDKLNALNALCKKELGEVFGQIRSGHEVDAAILTGSGEKAFAAGTDIGELSSLTPESGKEFSLSGQALFDRIQHLGRPVIAAVNGYALGGGCELALACHLRIASENASFGQPEVNLGTIPGYGGTQRLPRLIGPGRATAMILTGSPIDAQEALRIGLVHLVVPRSRLLAEAESLARTILSKGQIAVRMSLKAINISMEMPLSEGLKVEASMFGECCGTADFSEGTKAFIEKRKPSFAGR from the coding sequence ATGACAAACTATCAAACGCTGCTGTTCGAGACGAGGGAACGGATCGCGTTCATCACCCTCAACCGTCCCGATAAACTGAACGCCCTCAACGCGCTCTGCAAGAAGGAGCTGGGCGAGGTGTTCGGACAGATCCGGTCCGGGCACGAGGTGGACGCCGCAATTCTGACGGGCTCGGGGGAGAAGGCCTTCGCCGCGGGGACGGACATCGGGGAACTTTCCTCCCTTACTCCCGAGTCCGGCAAGGAATTCTCGCTCTCCGGCCAGGCGCTCTTCGACCGGATCCAGCACCTCGGCAGGCCGGTGATCGCCGCGGTCAACGGCTACGCGCTGGGCGGGGGCTGCGAGCTCGCGCTTGCCTGCCATTTGCGGATCGCATCGGAGAACGCGAGTTTCGGCCAGCCGGAAGTGAACCTGGGGACTATTCCGGGTTATGGCGGAACCCAGCGGCTGCCGAGATTGATCGGGCCGGGCCGGGCGACGGCCATGATCCTCACGGGGAGCCCGATCGATGCCCAGGAAGCGCTCAGGATCGGACTGGTACACCTCGTCGTCCCCCGCTCCCGTTTGCTCGCGGAGGCCGAATCGCTCGCCCGGACGATTCTCTCGAAGGGCCAGATCGCGGTGCGCATGAGCCTGAAGGCGATCAACATCAGCATGGAAATGCCTTTGAGCGAGGGTCTGAAGGTGGAGGCATCGATGTTCGGAGAATGCTGCGGCACGGCAGACTTCTCGGAAGGGACCAAAGCGTTCATCGAAAAGCGCAAACCTTCGTTCGCCGGCCGATGA
- a CDS encoding glucose-1-phosphate thymidylyltransferase gives MKALIASGGRGTRLRPLTHTQNKHLIPIANKPILHYAIEAAVDAGIKQIGIVCNADNDEVQKAIGNGKRWNARITYIPQTAPLGLAHVVKIAQRFVGKDNFIFYLGDNMVVGGVKRFIEEFERSGCNCFLTLARVRDPERFGVPEIKKGRIVRIEEKPSKPRSQFAVAGIYIYDHHIFEAARKIKPSKRGELEISDAHQYLIDKGYKVGFSEITGWWKDTGKPSDLLEANRLVLDNLRPQLEGHIDKTSTVAGKVQLGEGSKILNSVVRGPAIIGRNCVIENSYIGPFTSIGDGTQIRNSEVEYSIVLRDCKVLDVRIRIEGSILGNDVEIVDAVGKPHVHRFMIGDQSRVEVAW, from the coding sequence TTGAAAGCACTCATCGCAAGCGGCGGCCGCGGCACGCGCCTCAGGCCTCTGACCCACACCCAAAACAAGCACCTGATTCCCATCGCCAACAAGCCGATTCTGCACTACGCGATCGAGGCCGCGGTCGATGCGGGAATCAAGCAGATCGGCATCGTCTGCAACGCCGACAACGATGAGGTGCAGAAGGCGATCGGGAACGGGAAGCGGTGGAACGCCCGGATTACGTATATTCCCCAAACCGCGCCCCTCGGCCTCGCGCATGTCGTGAAGATCGCTCAGAGGTTCGTCGGGAAGGACAACTTCATTTTCTACCTCGGCGACAATATGGTGGTCGGCGGGGTGAAGAGATTCATCGAGGAGTTCGAGCGGAGCGGCTGCAATTGCTTCCTGACGCTTGCCCGGGTTCGCGATCCGGAGCGCTTCGGCGTGCCGGAGATCAAGAAAGGGCGGATCGTCCGCATCGAGGAAAAACCCTCCAAACCGAGAAGCCAGTTTGCGGTCGCGGGCATTTACATCTACGACCACCATATTTTCGAGGCGGCGAGAAAGATCAAACCGAGCAAGCGCGGCGAGCTGGAGATCTCCGATGCGCACCAGTACCTGATCGACAAGGGCTATAAGGTCGGATTCAGCGAGATCACCGGCTGGTGGAAGGACACCGGCAAGCCCTCGGACCTGCTGGAAGCGAACCGGCTCGTGCTCGACAATCTCCGTCCCCAACTCGAGGGGCACATCGACAAGACTTCGACGGTGGCGGGGAAAGTGCAGCTCGGGGAAGGGTCGAAAATCCTCAACAGCGTGGTGCGCGGGCCGGCCATCATCGGAAGGAACTGCGTGATCGAGAACAGCTATATCGGACCCTTCACCTCGATCGGCGACGGGACCCAGATCCGGAATTCGGAAGTGGAGTACAGCATCGTCCTGAGAGATTGCAAGGTGCTCGACGTCCGCATCCGGATTGAGGGAAGCATCCTCGGCAACGACGTGGAGATCGTGGACGCCGTCGGAAAACCGCACGTCCACCGCTTCATGATCGGCGACCAGAGCAGGGTCGAGGTCGCATGGTAG
- a CDS encoding Rossmann-like and DUF2520 domain-containing protein produces the protein MPAPRPPRVSIVGAGAVGSSLGRALHDRGYPFVSVISRSGAPAIALAKALQCGRASTEIGDLSPKTECLLLTVPDGAIAEVALSVSKLKAINFKKLFVVHCSGVHSADVLEPLRRRGSLVASMHPIQTFPSMRPPGRQRGPGRSRAKIQGIFYGIDGEREAVGRAERLIGDLGGRALIIRKELRPLYHVICVFASNYLMVHLHSIEQLTLRLGVAATWEEMFGPLITATLENAVHPPAADSLTGPIVRGDFETVDLHLKALLAYAPKFLPAYISGGIEVARVGKEQQKLSQENFERLIGQFRQILKNHPLNNRAKVKN, from the coding sequence GTGCCGGCACCGCGTCCTCCCAGGGTTTCCATCGTCGGCGCCGGAGCGGTGGGCTCCTCGCTCGGGCGGGCCTTGCACGACAGGGGTTATCCGTTCGTCTCCGTCATCAGCCGCAGCGGCGCTCCGGCGATCGCGCTCGCGAAGGCGTTGCAATGCGGCAGGGCTTCGACGGAGATCGGCGACCTTTCCCCGAAGACCGAATGCCTTCTCCTCACCGTCCCGGACGGGGCGATCGCGGAGGTGGCGCTCAGCGTCTCGAAACTGAAGGCGATCAACTTCAAAAAGCTGTTCGTCGTCCACTGTTCCGGAGTGCATTCTGCAGACGTGCTGGAACCGCTCCGCCGGCGCGGATCGCTGGTGGCGTCGATGCACCCGATCCAGACGTTTCCCTCCATGAGGCCACCGGGGAGGCAGCGCGGGCCCGGGAGGAGCCGGGCGAAGATTCAGGGAATCTTCTACGGGATCGACGGCGAGCGGGAGGCGGTCGGGCGGGCGGAGCGTTTGATCGGGGACCTGGGCGGGAGAGCCCTGATTATCCGGAAAGAACTGAGGCCCCTCTACCACGTGATATGCGTGTTTGCGTCGAATTATCTGATGGTGCACCTCCATTCAATCGAGCAGTTGACCCTGCGACTCGGCGTGGCGGCGACCTGGGAGGAAATGTTCGGGCCCCTGATCACGGCGACGCTTGAGAACGCGGTGCACCCGCCCGCCGCCGACTCGCTTACCGGGCCGATCGTAAGAGGCGATTTCGAGACGGTGGACCTCCATCTCAAAGCGCTCCTGGCCTACGCCCCGAAGTTTCTCCCGGCCTATATCTCCGGAGGAATCGAGGTTGCGCGGGTCGGAAAAGAACAACAGAAGCTCAGCCAGGAGAATTTTGAACGGTTGATCGGACAATTCAGGCAAATACTAAAGAACCATCCACTCAATAATCGAGCGAAGGTGAAGAATTGA
- the amrB gene encoding AmmeMemoRadiSam system protein B, translating into MTPPLIREPAVAGMFYPADPEALRAEIGARLARADARPEEGVILGLILPHAGYEYSGDAASLGYKLLGGKSFECVVIVSPSHREYFDGISVYEGSGYRTPLGDLPVDDRFRELLVSGDPLIEASRMGHRNEHAIEVHLPFIQEVLGEVNILPIVMGEQRREYCFHLAGRLAQVFAGTRVLLIASTDLSHYHRYEVAESLDGIIVADVAGFDEEKIMTDLETRRTEACGGGPMVAVMAAARRLGANRAGILSHCNSGDVTGDRSSVVGYLSAVLLNTN; encoded by the coding sequence GTGACCCCGCCGCTCATACGCGAACCGGCCGTGGCCGGTATGTTCTATCCGGCGGATCCGGAGGCCCTCCGCGCGGAAATCGGCGCGCGCCTGGCCCGCGCGGACGCACGGCCCGAAGAGGGAGTCATCCTCGGATTGATCCTGCCGCATGCCGGATACGAGTACTCCGGCGACGCGGCATCCCTGGGATACAAACTGCTCGGCGGAAAATCGTTTGAATGCGTGGTCATTGTCTCCCCGAGCCACCGGGAATACTTTGACGGCATTTCCGTCTATGAAGGAAGCGGATACCGCACTCCGCTCGGTGATCTGCCGGTCGACGATCGCTTCCGCGAGCTCCTCGTTTCCGGTGATCCGCTCATCGAGGCGTCCCGGATGGGCCACCGGAACGAACATGCGATCGAGGTGCATCTCCCCTTCATCCAGGAGGTCCTCGGCGAGGTGAACATACTGCCGATCGTGATGGGCGAACAACGGAGAGAGTATTGCTTCCACCTTGCGGGAAGGCTCGCCCAGGTGTTCGCGGGCACCCGGGTATTGCTCATTGCAAGCACCGATCTTTCCCACTACCATCGCTATGAAGTTGCGGAATCGCTCGACGGCATTATCGTCGCGGACGTCGCCGGATTCGACGAGGAGAAAATCATGACCGACCTGGAGACAAGGCGCACCGAAGCCTGCGGGGGCGGTCCGATGGTCGCGGTGATGGCTGCGGCCCGGCGTCTCGGCGCGAATCGCGCCGGAATCCTCTCCCACTGTAATTCCGGGGACGTGACCGGCGACCGCTCGAGCGTCGTGGGATACCTTTCCGCCGTTCTTCTCAATACGAACTGA
- the amrA gene encoding AmmeMemoRadiSam system protein A: protein MDDRTGEIVLSVSEKAFLLELARDSIESAVRGKPPASIGPCEPALLRPQGAFVTLRISGELRGCIGYVDPLKPLAHTVQEAAVKAALDDQRFPPVGPDELDALAIEISVLSPLIKMEQITDIEVGTHGLLIGYGGNRGLLLPQVPLEHGWDRETFLSQTAKKAGLPPRIWERPGAETYLFTAEIFEEESEARGKR from the coding sequence ATGGACGACCGGACCGGGGAGATCGTGCTATCAGTCTCGGAAAAAGCCTTTCTGCTGGAGTTGGCGCGCGATTCAATCGAGTCGGCCGTCAGGGGAAAACCCCCGGCGTCGATCGGACCCTGCGAGCCCGCTCTGCTCCGTCCGCAGGGGGCGTTCGTGACCTTGCGGATCAGCGGGGAATTGCGCGGGTGCATCGGGTACGTCGATCCCCTCAAGCCGCTGGCGCATACCGTCCAGGAGGCTGCGGTGAAAGCCGCGCTCGACGACCAGCGATTTCCACCCGTCGGGCCGGATGAATTAGACGCTCTCGCGATTGAAATTTCCGTCCTCTCGCCATTAATCAAGATGGAACAGATTACCGACATCGAAGTGGGAACACACGGTCTGCTGATCGGATATGGGGGAAATCGCGGCCTCCTCTTGCCGCAGGTGCCGTTGGAACACGGGTGGGACCGTGAGACTTTTCTCTCCCAGACCGCCAAAAAGGCCGGCCTGCCTCCCCGGATCTGGGAACGTCCAGGCGCGGAAACCTACCTCTTCACGGCGGAGATCTTCGAAGAGGAATCGGAGGCCCGTGGGAAACGGTGA
- a CDS encoding bifunctional (p)ppGpp synthetase/guanosine-3',5'-bis(diphosphate) 3'-pyrophosphohydrolase: MRDGIYKKKLEDLLLVCRKNLRTVNEDLIRRAFEFSLEAHKNDIRASGDPFFNHPYEVAMVVAKEIPLDDVSVAAALLHDVAEDTEYEIKDIRQEFGSAIADIVDGATKISDIFRSHEVTQAESYRKMLLSMVNDIRVMLLKFADRLHNMRTLEYLPAERQVRLAKETLDIYAPFAHRFGLAKIKWELEDLAFKYLHPGEYENIARQLKARRKERESYIRKFVLPLEKRLNEEGMKFEIEGRPKHLYSIYNKMVARAKPLDEIYDLFAVRIILETENENECFTAYGILSSIYLPIPERFKNYISVPKKNGYRSIHSTVVGPEGKMVEMQIRTRAMHEIAEQGVAAHWRYKENVSTLDEELENWISWVREIFEHADEEAPAKQLMESFKLNLYQDEIYLFTPKGELKILPKGATPVDFAFAVHTNVGFHSLSAKVNGRIVPLDSQLRSGDQVEIITSKNQTPKADWEQFVVTHKAKAQVRKWVKEEERKEITEGREQWEKRAKRFKLHISDDDLIRHVHEFKVDDLRDFYLKIQREEIDPEAVLHEIELKLKHSQPELPREDKSAGLFNRFLDTARSITGGITLFGSNDNFMHSYAKCCNPIPGDEIIGFVTQGEGVKIHVKTCKNLISMMASDPRRIVEVGWPGTNGVEYPAAIRISGEDRTGMLNDITHAISTYQNTNIRGVKIDTKDSIFEGTIIIGVKHTDHLGRVIEKLRKIKGVYRADRLME, from the coding sequence ATGCGCGACGGCATTTACAAAAAGAAACTGGAAGATCTCCTTCTTGTCTGCCGAAAGAATCTTCGGACCGTCAATGAAGACCTGATCCGCAGAGCTTTCGAGTTCAGCCTCGAAGCCCACAAGAACGACATTAGAGCGTCCGGCGATCCCTTTTTCAACCATCCCTACGAGGTGGCGATGGTTGTCGCCAAAGAAATCCCCCTGGACGACGTTTCGGTCGCTGCAGCCCTCCTCCACGATGTCGCCGAAGACACCGAGTACGAAATAAAGGATATCCGGCAGGAATTCGGAAGCGCCATAGCGGACATCGTCGACGGCGCGACCAAGATTTCGGATATCTTTCGCAGCCACGAGGTGACGCAGGCGGAAAGCTACCGCAAGATGCTTCTCTCCATGGTGAACGACATCCGGGTGATGCTGCTCAAATTTGCCGACCGGCTTCACAACATGCGGACCCTCGAGTACCTGCCTGCGGAGAGGCAGGTGCGCCTCGCGAAGGAGACGCTCGACATTTATGCGCCGTTCGCCCACCGCTTCGGGCTGGCGAAGATCAAGTGGGAGCTCGAGGACCTCGCCTTCAAGTACCTTCATCCCGGGGAATATGAGAACATCGCGCGCCAGCTCAAGGCGCGGCGAAAGGAACGGGAATCGTACATCCGCAAGTTCGTCCTGCCGCTCGAGAAGCGCCTGAACGAGGAGGGGATGAAGTTTGAAATCGAAGGGCGGCCCAAACATTTGTACAGCATCTACAACAAGATGGTCGCTCGGGCCAAGCCGCTCGATGAGATCTACGATCTGTTTGCGGTCCGGATCATCCTCGAGACCGAGAACGAGAACGAATGCTTCACGGCCTACGGCATCCTCTCCTCGATCTACCTGCCGATTCCCGAACGGTTCAAGAATTACATTTCCGTGCCGAAGAAAAACGGCTACCGGTCCATTCACTCGACCGTCGTCGGCCCGGAGGGTAAAATGGTGGAGATGCAGATCAGGACGCGGGCGATGCATGAGATCGCCGAGCAGGGGGTCGCGGCCCACTGGAGGTATAAGGAGAACGTTTCGACCCTCGACGAGGAGCTGGAAAACTGGATTTCGTGGGTGCGCGAGATTTTCGAGCACGCCGATGAGGAGGCGCCCGCCAAGCAGCTGATGGAGAGCTTCAAGCTGAATCTTTACCAGGATGAGATCTACCTCTTCACCCCGAAGGGAGAGCTGAAAATCCTTCCGAAAGGCGCCACCCCCGTCGATTTCGCGTTCGCGGTCCACACCAACGTGGGATTCCATTCCCTCAGCGCGAAAGTCAACGGACGCATCGTTCCCCTCGACTCCCAGCTCCGCAGCGGGGACCAGGTGGAAATCATCACGTCCAAGAACCAGACCCCGAAAGCCGACTGGGAGCAGTTCGTCGTCACCCACAAGGCGAAAGCCCAGGTCCGCAAATGGGTCAAGGAGGAGGAGCGCAAGGAGATCACCGAGGGACGCGAGCAATGGGAGAAGCGCGCGAAGAGGTTCAAGCTACACATCAGCGACGACGATCTGATCAGGCATGTGCACGAGTTCAAGGTGGACGACCTGAGGGATTTCTACCTGAAAATCCAGCGGGAGGAAATCGATCCCGAGGCGGTCCTTCACGAGATCGAGCTGAAGCTCAAGCACTCCCAGCCGGAACTTCCCCGGGAGGATAAGAGCGCCGGCCTCTTCAACCGGTTCCTGGACACCGCGCGCAGCATCACCGGCGGGATCACGCTCTTCGGAAGCAACGACAACTTCATGCACAGTTACGCAAAGTGCTGCAATCCCATCCCCGGCGACGAAATCATCGGATTCGTCACGCAGGGAGAGGGGGTCAAGATACACGTGAAGACATGCAAGAACCTGATTTCGATGATGGCGTCCGATCCGCGCCGCATCGTGGAGGTGGGCTGGCCCGGAACGAACGGGGTCGAATACCCGGCCGCCATCCGGATCTCGGGCGAGGACCGGACCGGCATGCTGAACGACATCACGCACGCGATCTCGACCTATCAGAACACGAACATTCGCGGCGTGAAAATCGATACGAAGGACAGTATCTTCGAGGGAACGATCATTATCGGCGTAAAACACACAGACCATCTCGGCAGGGTCATCGAGAAACTGCGCAAAATCAAAGGCGTCTATCGGGCGGATCGCCTGATGGAGTAG
- a CDS encoding HU family DNA-binding protein, which yields MKSNGHRPKTYTKKDLVRKVALAGSENMNVSAKWIERVFVAVREIMMSADPDLRIEIRDFGVFEVKATRSKPKARNPKSGEIIYVPSRRKTHFKPGKRLKGFLSQPLGAHRPSEN from the coding sequence ATGAAGAGCAACGGTCACCGCCCGAAAACCTACACGAAGAAAGACCTTGTCAGGAAGGTCGCGCTCGCCGGCTCCGAGAATATGAACGTTTCCGCGAAGTGGATCGAGCGCGTGTTCGTGGCGGTCCGGGAGATCATGATGAGCGCCGATCCCGATCTGCGGATTGAAATCAGGGATTTCGGCGTGTTCGAGGTCAAAGCCACGCGATCCAAACCCAAAGCGCGCAACCCAAAATCCGGAGAAATTATCTACGTCCCCTCGCGAAGGAAGACGCACTTCAAGCCGGGAAAGCGGCTGAAGGGCTTTCTTTCGCAGCCGCTCGGGGCTCACCGTCCCTCTGAGAACTGA
- the ruvX gene encoding Holliday junction resolvase RuvX — protein MAARILGIDYGSRRIGIAVSDPLNIIARGVTVIPNSPSKISEIKRIALEFGVEKIVVGVPINLKGRSDSMAEEVEEFIRLLASELKVEIVRQDERFTSRIARQTLLDMNVGKMKRRVKGRIDEMASALILQGYLDGQGG, from the coding sequence ATGGCCGCGCGCATCCTGGGCATCGACTATGGCAGCAGACGCATCGGGATCGCGGTCAGCGACCCCCTGAATATCATCGCCCGGGGAGTGACCGTCATACCGAACTCCCCCTCAAAAATTTCAGAGATCAAGCGCATCGCCCTCGAGTTCGGCGTGGAGAAGATCGTGGTGGGAGTCCCGATCAACCTGAAAGGGAGGAGCGACTCGATGGCGGAGGAAGTCGAAGAATTCATCCGGCTCCTGGCGTCGGAACTGAAGGTGGAGATCGTGAGGCAGGACGAGAGGTTTACGTCGCGGATTGCACGCCAGACACTATTGGATATGAACGTGGGTAAGATGAAGCGCAGGGTGAAGGGAAGGATCGACGAGATGGCCTCGGCCCTGATCCTTCAGGGATATCTTGACGGTCAGGGAGGATAA
- a CDS encoding ATP-binding protein gives MNFHDVNRLIEEGEGFGIEFKRRISSAEKIARTIISFANTKGGTILFGVDDDGSIVGVESEKSEIELIEIAGNEYCDPVIRPGITIVPFDGRDVIVCRIDESRTKPHYFLGEHDRSNGEATRVYIRVNDKTVMASREVVKILEDENPDAPPRKIAIGENERRLFRHLEKNERITVREFGREVNISDRRASRILVGLVRVGVIRIHTHEKEEFFTLASEIKH, from the coding sequence ATGAACTTTCACGACGTCAACCGGCTGATCGAGGAGGGAGAGGGCTTTGGGATCGAATTCAAACGCCGCATCTCCTCCGCGGAGAAAATAGCCAGAACGATCATCTCGTTCGCCAACACGAAGGGAGGAACCATCCTCTTCGGCGTCGACGACGACGGGTCGATCGTCGGGGTCGAAAGCGAAAAATCGGAGATCGAGTTGATCGAGATCGCCGGGAACGAGTACTGCGACCCGGTCATTCGTCCCGGCATCACGATCGTCCCCTTCGACGGACGCGATGTCATCGTGTGCCGGATCGATGAGAGCCGCACCAAACCCCACTATTTCCTGGGCGAGCACGACCGGTCGAACGGGGAGGCAACCCGCGTATATATCCGGGTGAACGACAAGACCGTCATGGCAAGCCGTGAAGTGGTAAAAATCCTCGAAGATGAGAATCCCGACGCACCCCCCCGGAAGATCGCCATCGGCGAGAATGAACGCCGCCTGTTCCGGCATCTCGAGAAGAACGAGAGGATCACCGTGAGAGAGTTCGGCAGGGAGGTGAATATCAGCGACCGCCGGGCCTCGCGGATCCTTGTCGGTCTGGTCCGGGTCGGTGTGATCCGGATACACACGCACGAAAAAGAAGAGTTTTTCACCCTCGCCTCCGAAATAAAGCACTGA